One genomic window of Ammospiza nelsoni isolate bAmmNel1 chromosome 4, bAmmNel1.pri, whole genome shotgun sequence includes the following:
- the PPM1K gene encoding protein phosphatase 1K, mitochondrial isoform X1, with the protein MWDSFPAFQQLRTFCSWSLFPGESLRRQVMSTATLISLVRNGGFQVRRRAALTSRLLQDEKRPAAACSISTCERRASRFDPDGSGRPTTWDTFGIWDNRIDEPILLPPSIKYGKPIPKVSLSNVGCSSHIGKRKENEDRFDYAQLTEDILYFAVYDGHGGAAAADFCHKYMEKYIKEFLAEEENLENVLSKAFVEIDKAYERHANVSADATLLSSGTTATVALLRDGIELVVASVGDSRALLCRKGKPVKLTIDHTPERKEEKERIKKCGGFISWNSLGQPHVNGRLAMTRSIGDLDLKNSGVIAQPETKRVQLQHADDSFLVLTTDGINFIVNSQEICNFISQCHDPAEAAHVVTEQAVQFGTEDNSTVVIVPFGAWGKYKNGDITFSFSRSFASSGRWA; encoded by the exons atgtgGGATAGTTTCCCG GCATTCCAGCAGCTGCGCACCTTTTGCTCCTGGTCCCTTTTCCCCGGCGAATCTCTGCGAAGACAAGTGATGTCCACAGCTACCCTAATTAGCTTGGTACGGAATGGAGGGTTCCAGGTGAGAAGGAGAGCCGCGCTCACGTCCCGGCTGCTGCAGGACGAGAAGCGCCCCGCAGCCGCCTGCTCCATCTCCACCTGCGAGCGCCGCGCCTCCCGCTTCGACCCCGACGGCAGCGGGCGGCCCACCACATGGGACACCTTCGGCATCTGGGACAACCGCATCGATGAACCCATTCTCCTCCCACCCAGCATAAAGTACGGCAAGCCCATCCCAAAGGTGAGCCTGAGCAACgtgggctgctccagccacatCGGGAAGCGAAAGGAAAATGAGGACCGGTTCGATTACGCTCAGCTGACAGAGGATATCCTGTACTTCGCGGTGTACGATGGGCACGGCGGGGCGGCAGCTGCAGACTTCTGTCATAAGtacatggaaaaatatattaa GGAATTTCTTGCTGAGGAGGAGAACTTGGAAAATGTTTTGAGCAAAGCTTTTGTAGAAATAGACAAAGCATATGAAAGGCATGCTAATGTCTCTGCTGATg CAactctgctgagctctgggaccACTGCAACAGTGGCTCTGCTCCGGGATGGAATTGAGCTGGTTGTGGCAAGCGTGGGAGACAGCCGTGCTCTGCTGTGCCGGAAAGGAAAGCCCGTGAAACTCACCATTGACCACACTCCagagagaaaggaggagaaggagag GATTAAGAAGTGTGGTGGCTTCATTTCCTGGAACAGCTTGGGACAGCCTCATGTGAATGGTAGACTTGCAATGACGCGGAGCATAGGAGATTTGGATCTTAAAAACAGTGGTGTGATAGCCCAGCCAGAAACAAAAAGGGTTCAG CTGCAGCACGCAGACGACAGCTTCCTGGTGCTGACCACCGACGGCATCAACTTCATAGTGAACAGCCAGGAGATCTGCAACTTCATCAGCCAGTGCCATGACCCTGCTGAGGCTGCCCACGTGGTCACTGAGCAG GCAGTGCAGTTTGGCACTGAAGACAACAGCACAGTTGTCATAGTGCCATTTGGAGCTTGGGGCAAGTACAAGAACGGGGACATTACCTTCTCCTTCAGCCGCAGCTTCGCTTCCAGCGGGAGGTGGGCATGA
- the PPM1K gene encoding protein phosphatase 1K, mitochondrial isoform X2, with amino-acid sequence MSTATLISLVRNGGFQVRRRAALTSRLLQDEKRPAAACSISTCERRASRFDPDGSGRPTTWDTFGIWDNRIDEPILLPPSIKYGKPIPKVSLSNVGCSSHIGKRKENEDRFDYAQLTEDILYFAVYDGHGGAAAADFCHKYMEKYIKEFLAEEENLENVLSKAFVEIDKAYERHANVSADATLLSSGTTATVALLRDGIELVVASVGDSRALLCRKGKPVKLTIDHTPERKEEKERIKKCGGFISWNSLGQPHVNGRLAMTRSIGDLDLKNSGVIAQPETKRVQLQHADDSFLVLTTDGINFIVNSQEICNFISQCHDPAEAAHVVTEQAVQFGTEDNSTVVIVPFGAWGKYKNGDITFSFSRSFASSGRWA; translated from the exons ATGTCCACAGCTACCCTAATTAGCTTGGTACGGAATGGAGGGTTCCAGGTGAGAAGGAGAGCCGCGCTCACGTCCCGGCTGCTGCAGGACGAGAAGCGCCCCGCAGCCGCCTGCTCCATCTCCACCTGCGAGCGCCGCGCCTCCCGCTTCGACCCCGACGGCAGCGGGCGGCCCACCACATGGGACACCTTCGGCATCTGGGACAACCGCATCGATGAACCCATTCTCCTCCCACCCAGCATAAAGTACGGCAAGCCCATCCCAAAGGTGAGCCTGAGCAACgtgggctgctccagccacatCGGGAAGCGAAAGGAAAATGAGGACCGGTTCGATTACGCTCAGCTGACAGAGGATATCCTGTACTTCGCGGTGTACGATGGGCACGGCGGGGCGGCAGCTGCAGACTTCTGTCATAAGtacatggaaaaatatattaa GGAATTTCTTGCTGAGGAGGAGAACTTGGAAAATGTTTTGAGCAAAGCTTTTGTAGAAATAGACAAAGCATATGAAAGGCATGCTAATGTCTCTGCTGATg CAactctgctgagctctgggaccACTGCAACAGTGGCTCTGCTCCGGGATGGAATTGAGCTGGTTGTGGCAAGCGTGGGAGACAGCCGTGCTCTGCTGTGCCGGAAAGGAAAGCCCGTGAAACTCACCATTGACCACACTCCagagagaaaggaggagaaggagag GATTAAGAAGTGTGGTGGCTTCATTTCCTGGAACAGCTTGGGACAGCCTCATGTGAATGGTAGACTTGCAATGACGCGGAGCATAGGAGATTTGGATCTTAAAAACAGTGGTGTGATAGCCCAGCCAGAAACAAAAAGGGTTCAG CTGCAGCACGCAGACGACAGCTTCCTGGTGCTGACCACCGACGGCATCAACTTCATAGTGAACAGCCAGGAGATCTGCAACTTCATCAGCCAGTGCCATGACCCTGCTGAGGCTGCCCACGTGGTCACTGAGCAG GCAGTGCAGTTTGGCACTGAAGACAACAGCACAGTTGTCATAGTGCCATTTGGAGCTTGGGGCAAGTACAAGAACGGGGACATTACCTTCTCCTTCAGCCGCAGCTTCGCTTCCAGCGGGAGGTGGGCATGA